Sequence from the Cryptococcus neoformans var. grubii H99 chromosome 3, complete sequence genome:
CGTGTGACTTGAGATGCCTTCATGGTACATCTTGAGATACATTTATGCTAATTTGTTATTGCAGTTGAAGTCCGACAGAAATCTTTTTCTCATTTGCGGGAGCAGCCAATCATGCAAATCGTCACCCAATTTATTCAAGAAGATCTGGCAAGGGTAGAATTAGGATGTGAGTTGTCTGGATGGAATGACATCAAGGTCCTGAGGGACCATGTCGAGCGTATATGGgtagaagaaggaggtAAGTGATTTTGCTTCTGGGTCTTTGCTCTACCTCCTTTTCTGATTTGTTGAGACATCCGCAGGGGTTGCATCAGTACAAGTTCCAGAAGTAGACATTCAAGTACATGTTTACAAGGCTTCTTTGAATAATGAAGTTGAAGATTTCTCAGCAGATTTAGATGGTATGGCTTCTTGTTATTCATTGACTTTTAAAAATGAGCTGACAAGGAAGCCtgtagatgatgatagCGAAGAGAAGGTATCTGCGGCTTCTGTTCGTACATTACCTTCTGCTGAGCTCGATGGCATTTGGGACACGTAAGCCCATTATCTCTATTGTTTCAGTTATCGTACGCTTAATGATGTCCCGCAGATTGGTCTACTCCGATGACATCAAAGCTCGCCTTCTTAACTACATTTACTCTACTATTCTGTTCTCTGAGAGCGATATCGACTTTAATGTCATAGCGTGGAACAGGGTCATTTTGTTGCACGGCCCTCCCGGAACAGGGAAGACCAGTCTATGTAGAGCGTTGGCTCAAAAAATGTCTATACGGCTGTCTCAAAAGTAGGTCTTTATATGGATGTCCAGGAACGCAGCAGAAGCCGGCAGAGGCTGACGATGATAATTAGGTATCGGCATGGCAAAATCATCGAAATCAATTCAcattctctcttctccaagtgGTTTTCTGAGTCAGGCAAGTTGGTGCAAAAGTTATTCCAGACTGTTACAGAAatggtggaggatgaatcTGGTTTTGTAGTGGTCATGATTGGTGAGatatctccttttctttgcctCACACAGTGTGCTAATAATGGATGTCTTAGATGAGGTGGAGTCTTTAACGGCTGCAAGAGCAAGTGCAATGAAGGGCAACGATCCATCTGATTCTCTGAGAGTGGGTTGGACAGCAGAATCAAATAATTTGCATACTCACGCTTGGCCGATCAGGTCGTGAATGCTCTTTTGACTCAACTAGATAAGCTGAGGACCCGCAAGAATGTGCTGGTGGTGACCACGTCCAATCTCGTCGATGCTATCGGTTCGTCCCTTCACCCTACACCTGTAACTTTCAGTACATGAACGCTAAAGGCGCCCTAAATCAACAGACGAAGCATTCATATCCCGAGTCGATCTTCTCGAATCAGTTCCTCTCCCGCCGCCACGAGCTATCTATTCTATCCTGTCTGGATGTTTGAAAGAATGTATCACCAAAAAACTCATCAAGCGATGTCGGATACTGGACTGGAAAGCGGCTGAAGAGGCGCAACGAGAGAGAAAGTTTGCCGGTGAAGTGTCGATAGcagaaaaaggcaaggaggCGAGAGAAGTAAGGGAGAGAGGTGTGGCGGCTTCACTAGCCGATCTAGCTGTTAGATGCCATGTAAGTCTTgtttcatcatccttttttAACTTGGGGTTTGATGGTATTAAATCACGTTCCCATGCAACCTCCCCAGGCAATCGAGCTTTCCGGCCGAACACTTCGCAAACTTCCTGTCATCGCCCATGCTCGAtatctttcttcctcatcttcctccacatcatctATGGGAGAGTATAGATCACTCaaggtggagagatggatcGAGGCAATGCACAAGGTAGTGGATGTtgagcaagagaagaaacaCGGTTTGGCACGTGGAGGGAGTACGCTCGACGCTGGTGATGGTGAAACGCTAACCCGGCGGGACGGGATAAATGGTCATGCCGAAGCACATGGATATGGACATGCTTACatggagaagaacgagGTCGGGATGATGGTGGGTACAAAGGTGAAGCATTAAACAGGTGCCGCGTGGTAGTCAGTAATGTCGTACTCTGCATGCGCATACATTTCCCTACATGTTTTCATGATACGTACTTGCATTCTCTTTTGCTTTGCCAGGTGTAGCATCTCTTTCTATGCATTTACCACTTTTCTTATCCCTTTTTACTCCTAGCCTCAAAGTcatgtttttttttctttgggTGAGAGAGGAATACATACATGCAAGACTAAATTGGACGTTCTAAAGTAAAAGATTAAATGAAATGATTAAAAATGCGAAAAATGCAATGAAAGACATTTTGAGCAGGCTAAAAAAATGCAGCACGGCGTTTTCTCCCTCGTATTGTTAGATTTTTTTCGAACAGCTTCCAATAATAAGCATAAATCTATATCTTCTCCAAGAatcctgctcctcttccaaagtGACTTTCCTTTGGTTTTACTTGGTCGTGGTAGGCAACACAGTCCCAAAGACATAGTCCCACATCTTGCTGGTAACGCCGAAACCGAGCTCAAAGTTCTTGTAATGATGAGCGAGGTGGTATCGCTTCATTTCACGAAGATAAGCTGGGAGACGGGTGTGGTGAAGTGCATAGTGGCCTGGACAAGACATTCGTTAGATGAAGCTCCCCAGATATAGAAGAAATTGACTTACCCATGTCGTAAACGACATACATAGCAAATGCACCCGAGATGATACCATTGGCAATAGCCTTGGGGAAGACAATGTGCGCAAGCTTCGTAAAAGGCGTTTGAAGGACAAAGAACAACAAGGGGGGCATGACGAGCCGCAACTTGTCCATTGGAAGGTAATGGTGAACACCATGGAGCAAGAAATGGAGGGTGATAGCCCATCTTGTGTCAGGGAGGTAGTAGTcgaggtggaagaggaatcgGTGCATGGTGTATTCCAGAATGGTccagatgaagatgccgAATGCGAAGCAGAGAGAGAAATAGCCGACAGAGGCGAAAGAAGGGACGGGGATGgacgaaggaagaggataggTGAGGACGGACTTGGCGGTAATTGATCTGCATCATGTCAGTTTTGGGCGGTGGCTGTAGTGCGGAAGAGGCTTACGAGTCGGTGAATTGTAACATAGACAACCATCCGATAAGACCAGCGATAGGCCACCAAATCATCGGCACGACCCACCACTGTGTTCTGGTGAACGGCTCCAGCAGATCACTTCCGAACAATCTGGCGCTCTCTTTAAGATGTCTCGGTTCGTGGACTTGTGAAAGGTAGTACTCTTTGGTCCAAGGGGCGTTCCAAACttggatgaggagaggTTTCGTCAAGTCAATGAATTTGTTAATGTTGTAGTCGGAAAGAAGATCAGTGTCGGAGGGCTGGAAGTTGTCATCGCAAACCCAGTCTTGCCTAAAGTCAGCATCATCAAGTACCAGAAGTTAGTCAACCTACCCTCTGAAACGATCTTTTCTCCGCCACCCAACTCTCCCACCTCAAATTCTTCGAGCATCTCATAAGCCGCCCTAGAGTGCTGGTGAATATCCTCGTCGCTCATAAGCTTGCCTATATCCTGGCCGGCATAGGAGAGGATAATGTCGTCTCCTCCGGGATGGTCATCCAGGAAAGGGGTCAGGTCGTAGACTTTGCCgttgtaagtgcagagcgTGGAGACACGAGAATTGTCTAGGCGGGTGTCAACGACAGTGAACGGGCAGAAGACAGTAGAGACTTACGCTTCGCGACCTCGGCAAGGGAGTAAATGTGCCCTCTGGCATGGGTCGGCTTGCTCATGGTGTCGTTGACGGGGGCTGAGTGGCGAATGAGAAAGGGGGTGGCGGCCGCCGTGTAACGAGTGACTGGCAGGGATAAGAGGATAAGAGAAGAAATACGCACGGACCCGGCACAGaaatgagaagagaagcagcAGTCGGATCGGAACGGTGGGATGGCGGGGAAAAAAAGCACTTCTTAAAAAAGTTACAAATAAATAAACAGgaaaaaaacaaacaacGTGGGCGCGTGCGTCACTGGTCGCTCGGCGGGCGGCGGTGGATTCACGATGGACAGCCCGTGGGAGAACATCCACTCCCCGTCGGCGAACGTCTCCATTACGATATACCCAGAAACATTCCGAACTTTTCCTAAAGATCTCATCATGCACAATCACACACTTGCCAACTCTCGAACGATGTATGCCGCCGCAGTGTATGTTGTTTACGGGGACATCCGAGGGCTAAGACTCCCTTAATACCTCCTACCCacttgcttcttcatctggAAAGTCGTACGATCGCGGCTATTGTGGCATGTGCGTGCCAtaatcctcttctttcattgGTTCTGCCTATGTATTGGTATGAATGACTTTCCGCTTTTGTGGGCTTCCACAATAGTTCCTTTGTAGAGGGATGATCTGCGGTGCCATGATGTAAAAGGATCAGATTGTTATATGTACATGTATGAACAATTCAAATTCATAGTTATGAATAGTCAAAAACGCGTCGCGGCCGGGGggtgggggggggggggttACATTCTTTTCCGTAGGTACAAGGTCGGCTATGGATTTGTCCCGATCCGAGTGGGTGAACTCTTCCGCTTTCCTTTGAGTCGACATTTCAATCGTTTAACGATGATGTTACTACATGCAGATATATACAACCCATTTTATCAAATGCTATTTCTCGAATCATGTCCATAGACCATGGTAATAGAATAAAAAGTACCCTGTCAAGTCTAACCATCCCTCATCCTACAAAACGTCtagcttcttcccattcttcgCTCGCTCCACTCTTTCCCATCAATCCTGACCCATGCAATatttcccatccttcctccccttcttctccattaTCAGTAATCTGCTTATCCATCATATTTGATAATTTCAAAGCATGTTCGGACGCATCAACATATCCACTGGCGCGGGAAGACGCCGACGTCGAAATCCATTCTCgctcatctccctcctcttcagccgcctgctcttctttatcttcccGCTCTAGCGAAAATCCCCCAgttctttcccttcttctgctcttcctgAATTCTGGCTTTCATCCATACTCTTACTACCTTCACTTCCCTGGCCAACAGGTGTATCTGACTCTTTAGACGTTGCAGTCGGTGCAGGGGACGAAATCTTATGCGTTCTCGTCCCTGTAGCCTTATTCACGGCCTTACCCCCAGCTGTCGTCGATCCGGCACGGGGTAACATCccatttccttccatcGCACGTATCTTATCCCTCACTGAAGAGGACGTTGATCTTACCCCTGACGTACCGGTAATGGAACCGCCGCGGAGGGAAGATGCGCTCGGCGAGCGTCTGGCGGTTGGAGCGCTCGGATTGCTGGGAGTACTGGAGCCAGGCCGCGAGCCTGTCTGTGTGCGAGGTTGTGCTGCTGGATTGGGAGTTGATGATTTTCGTCCAGTATTTGAAATAGAGGTACCAGCGGAGGCAGATGTAGAGTTATCAGTGCCCGCGGGAGGTGTTGGGACAGGAGATggcgaaggagatgaaCTTGGGCGACTCGAGCGTGGAGTAGCGGATCGTATCGGGAccgtcttcttttcatctttttccttttctgccTTTTCAGATGCAGAAAAGGGTTTGGTATTGGAAGAAGTGCGGGGTTTGGTTACTAAGCGAGAGctggttgaagaaggcaggGGCGTGCGGGAAGTACGAGGTTTGGCAGGATCGGCTGTCGGTGTGGGAGGTTTGGTGTAGGTGATAGTGGACTTGGTAGTAGAAGGTTTGGATACTGTGCCTTGTGAAGCAGTAGTAGTGATAGTCGCAGCAGTGGCTTTCGCTTTTcccttctgcttctttccttcgtcatcctctgATTCCTCTGGCGGctcaacctcttcaaagGCTTCTTCGAatattttctcttcctcttccttgaaCCCCTTTGCCACCcccgcctccttctcaaacgCTTGAttcatctcttccgctCTTTCGTTCATCTTATCCAACCATCTCTGCAACAAATTCGCATTATCCTTCAACAGCCCCTCATTCCTTTCTGTCAAAGCCGAGATCTCGAGGTTGAGGGACATGATCTCATCCGACAGAGTCTCCATATCTTTCTCGCGGCTTTTCCAACGTAAATCCCATTCAATTACGCGTTTCTCCAGGGCGGCTCGGTCTGCACGGAGGATGTTGAGTTCATCCCGAAGATTTGCGGCCGTGGCATCGCGTTCGCGGATAGCGTCTGTCAGTTGGAGTTGTTTGTTCTGGGACACAGCTTGACTGCGGTAGAGGGTAGATAATTCGTTCCGAAGAGATGTTAATTGGGCATCAAGATGGGTTAGAAGCGGGGTATTTCTGAGGCAAAAGAGTCAGCTCAAACTCCCTTGATATTCGTGCGATTGCTTCGATTGACATACCCGTCTggtccaccaccaccaccaccacctccaccaccactctTCAAGAGAGCTTTATTTCGCACTTTGAGTTCTCGCGTTGTCTTTGCAAGTTTACGATCTGAAACCGCTCTCATATCAGTTTCTCCAGTTATCTATGGCAAGAAGCTAGGAAAGAACAAACGGAAAACGCACATTGATCGACAATGTCAGTATAAGGCTCTTGCTGTTGCTGGTTAGCAATGAGGCGCTCGCGAATGACGGACTGCCATTCTGGCTGAGACATTGTCTTTCGGTGTTCCCTTGCTGGCGGGGTTGACAGAGCAGTTGACGTGAAGTTTGCAGttgagagaaaaggaagaaataTCGTATAACTGCAGCATCCGTCGATTCGGCAACTGAGCAATACATAGTGGATGACGCTTGTCACGTCCGCCGTTGTCCCGATCCACGTCCGTGTAACCAGTCAGTCTCATATATGCGCATTTGATTCCGTCGCTTATATAATTGAAATGCGTCAGTTTAGTGCCCGGACATTTTGTATGAGATTGCCACCACCCCACCCGCCCGGTTCTTTCATTAAAACAGCTATCTACATCTACTTTCTATCCGCTTGACAACATTCACAACATTCATTCACTATGGCTACCAGGAAGAAGCATCTTCTCAAGGTAATTGCGGCCCCTTCGATGCAAGGATAGTGCTGACTTAGAGCAGGTTATCATCCTTGGTGACTCTGGGTACGTTTACACGCATTTCAAGGGTCAAGGCGTCATAGCCTACTCATCCTTTGTATACCTTTATGCCTCAACACATGCTGACTCTACCAATTTTTGGGTTCCCAATGTAGCGTCGGCAAGACTTCGCTCATGAACCAATACGTCAACAAGCGATTTTCTACACAGTACAAGGCTACCATTGGCGCAGACTTTTTGACTAGAGAGTTGGTGGTTGATGATAGGGTTGTCACTATGCAGGTgagtttcttctcccattcgCTTGCTGTCTGTGATGTGAATGGAAGTAGCGCTGGGGAGCAGTGCCAGGGTTGAGTAGCTGGATGAGTGAAAGGCAAGGCGaaaaatggagaagatcCTTGCCATAGCTATATCCGCCCTATCTTATGGACACGCCAAAGATAGGCCAGCGATAACGTGGCAAGCTATCGAAACAGCTGCTAACATCACTGTAATTCACAGCTCTGGGATACTGCCGGTCAAGAACGTTTCCAATCCCTAGGTGTCGCTTTCTACCGCGGAGCCGACTGCTGTGTCCTCGTATACGATGTCAACTCCAACAAGTCTTTCGAAGCGCTCGATGGCTGGAGAGATGAGTTTTTGGTGCAGGCTTCACCGCACGACCCCGAGAACTTCCCTTTTGTGGTATTGGGTAACAAGATTGATATGGAAGAGTCTAAGAGGATGGTACGTTCAATAACGTTATTAACGAGCGC
This genomic interval carries:
- a CDS encoding oxidoreductase, which codes for MSKPTHARGHIYSLAEVAKHNSRVSTLCTYNGKVYDLTPFLDDHPGGDDIILSYAGQDIGKLMSDEDIHQHSRAAYEMLEEFEVGELGGGEKIVSEDWVCDDNFQPSDTDLLSDYNINKFIDLTKPLLIQVWNAPWTKEYYLSQVHEPRHLKESARLFGSDLLEPFTRTQWWVVPMIWWPIAGLIGWLSMLQFTDSSITAKSVLTYPLPSSIPVPSFASVGYFSLCFAFGIFIWTILEYTMHRFLFHLDYYLPDTRWAITLHFLLHGVHHYLPMDKLRLVMPPLLFFVLQTPFTKLAHIVFPKAIANGIISGAFAMYVVYDMGHYALHHTRLPAYLREMKRYHLAHHYKNFELGFGVTSKMWDYVFGTVLPTTTK
- a CDS encoding thyroid hormone receptor interactor 13, coding for MSNIVEFSAPSSRSSSSKARNFVSPSTRLSKTLCLEKPFENINGNHEVESHIYKDEDVMEEDIMGEESMLVDTDQEEDSDADEEKEVIHVEVRQKSFSHLREQPIMQIVTQFIQEDLARVELGCELSGWNDIKVLRDHVERIWVEEGGVASVQVPEVDIQVHVYKASLNNEVEDFSADLDDDDSEEKVSAASVRTLPSAELDGIWDTLVYSDDIKARLLNYIYSTILFSESDIDFNVIAWNRVILLHGPPGTGKTSLCRALAQKMSIRLSQKYRHGKIIEINSHSLFSKWFSESGKLVQKLFQTVTEMVEDESGFVVVMIDEVESLTAARASAMKGNDPSDSLRVVNALLTQLDKLRTRKNVLVVTTSNLVDAIDEAFISRVDLLESVPLPPPRAIYSILSGCLKECITKKLIKRCRILDWKAAEEAQRERKFAGEVSIAEKGKEAREVRERGVAASLADLAVRCHAIELSGRTLRKLPVIAHARYLSSSSSSTSSMGEYRSLKVERWIEAMHKVVDVEQEKKHGLARGGSTLDAGDGETLTRRDGINGHAEAHGYGHAYMEKNEVGMMVGTKVKH
- a CDS encoding RAB small monomeric GTPase — protein: MATRKKHLLKVIILGDSGVGKTSLMNQYVNKRFSTQYKATIGADFLTRELVVDDRVVTMQLWDTAGQERFQSLGVAFYRGADCCVLVYDVNSNKSFEALDGWRDEFLVQASPHDPENFPFVVLGNKIDMEESKRMVSQKRAMTWCQAKGNIPYFETSAKEAINVEQAFQTIAKNALAQEAETELYADYPDPIRIDSEGTQNYGCNC